Within the Mycobacterium gordonae genome, the region ACGGTTATACCGGCGCCGAACCAGGCGACGACTGCTGGCCCTGACCATAGGACGACTGCTGGCCACCGCTGGCGGGGTTGCCGTAGTTAACCGGCGCAGACCCACCTTGTGATCCGGTGCCTGCGCTGACCGGGGGTGGCGGGCTGAAACTCGGGAAGCCGGTGGGCGGGGTGTTGGTCGGGCCCTGTTGCTGGGGCACCTGCTGCGTGGGCTGCGCCGAGAATCCGCCGGATTGGGGATTGGGGTTCGACGAGTAGCCACCCCCATACTGCGAGCCGTACCCGGACGACTGCCCCGGATTCTGCGCGGGCTGCTGTGCACCCGGCTGACCGTAGTACCCGCCCGGCTGGCCCCCGTACTGCCCGTACTGCCCGTACTGCCCGTAACCGCCGCCGAACGGGTCGTACTTGGGACGCGGCGTCGGCGCGGTGATCACACCCGAGTCCAGGAGCAGCGCACCGACCGCTGCCACCGCCTGGAACACGATGCACACCAGCACGATCCACAGCGCCCAGCCGGTGGAGAACGAGCTGGGCTTGTTGAATGTGGCGGCGATGATGAGCAACACGCCGAGCACCGAGAGCACCGCCACGACGGGCACGTAGCTCTTGGCCTTGGGCAGCAGCCCGACACCCGCGAGGAGCGCGGCCAACAGGGCGACGGCAACCGCCAAGCCGGTGTCACCGGACACCTCAGCGCCGGATCCACCGATCTCGGAGTTGTAGGTGAACATCGGGCCGAAGCTGAAGAAGTATGCCAACAGGCCCAGGGCCGCTACCGCAATGGCCAGGTAGAGCCCCAGCTTGCTTTCGCCTGGCTCGGCGGGGGCGGCAGGTGCGGCGGCGCCGTACGAGCCGGCCGGTTGTTGCGCGGATGGGTATCCGGGACTACCGGGCGGGTAGGTCATGAGTCCTCCTGTTGCTTTCCGCTGCCTTCGAACGCCGGGGCGGCGCCACCACGCTGCGTTGCTTCCTACGACGCCATTCGATCAACCACGCTAGCGCACGTTCCTCAACCAATGCCGCCAGCCGCCGGGGCCGGACCCAGGGGCCGCCCGCGGACAAAAGTAGAACACGTTCTAAATTGGGGCATGGACTACGGCCTCGTTCTGTTCACCAGCGACCGCGGCATCTCCCCGGCGGCAGCCGCGCAACTCGCCGACACGCATGGTTTTCAAACCTTCTACGTGCCCGAACACACCCACATCCCGATCAAACGCGAGGCGGCTCATCCCACCACCGGTGACGAGTCACTGCCCGACGACCGCTACATGCGCACTCTGGACCCCTGGGTGAGCCTGGGCGCGGCGTGCGCGGTGACGTCTCGGGTCCGGCTGTCGACGGCGGTGGCCTTGCCCGTCGAGCACGACCCGATCACCTTGGCGAAAAGTATCGCCACGCTGGATCATCTGTCCGGCGGGCGCGTCAGTCTCGGTGTCGGATTCGGCTGGAACACCGACGAGTTGGCCGACCACAACGTGCCACCCGGCCGGCGACGGACCATGCTGCGCGAGTACCTGGAGGCGATGCGCGCGCTGTGGACCCAGGAAGAGGCGGAGTACGACGGCGAGTTCGTGAAATTCGGTCCGAGCTGGGCGTGGCCCAAGCCGGCTCAGGCGCACATTCCTGTGCTGGTGGGCGCCGCGGGCAACGAAAAGAACTTCAAGTGGATCGCGCGCAGCGCCGACGGCTGGATCACCACGCCGCGCGACTTCGACATCGATGAGCCGGTCAAGTTGCTGCAGGACACGTGGGCGGCAGCGGGCCGCGACGGTGCCCCGCAGATCGTGGCGCTCGACTTCAAGCCGGATGCGGAGAAGTTGGCCCGCTGGGCGGACCTCGGCGTGACCGAGGTGCTGTTCGGCCTGCCGGACGCCGACGAGGACAAGGTGGCCTCATACGTGGAGCGACTGGCCGGCAAGCTGGCGTCCTTCGCCTAACCTGCGGTGCAGCGGTTGCCGTAATCGAACGAGCGCACCAGCACCGGCTGCCCGAGCGGGTCACCGTCGGTCAACAGGGCCACCAGTGCGTCGTCCTCGGTGGTGGCCAGGAAACGGCTGTCGTCGGCGGCGAGCCGACCGATGACGATGCCCGTCGGTCGGCCGTTATCGCGACGCACCGTGTAGGTCTCGATGGTGGCGGGACCGTCGGGGTTCTCCGTGACCGACACGGTCGGTCCGCTGTTGATCTGCGCCTGCAGTTCCGCGCTGCGATCCGGCCGCCACTGGGCCGGGGTGGTCGAGTAGACGCCGACCGAGTACTTGCTCTGGATGCCGCCGTTGGCCCCGACAAGACCGAATTGCCCTGGGACGCTTCGCATTCGATTCACGGTTTCAGCAACACCGTGCATCGAGTAGTTGTTGCCGGCACCGCCGAAGAACGGCAACCCGCCGGTCAGCGTCAACCCGCGCGGATCGTCGGGGGCGATACCCAGCCCGTCGCAGATGTTGAAAACCGGCACCGGAAAGCAGCTATACAGATCGAAGGTGGCGATATCGTCGACGCCGATGCCGGCCACGTCGAGTGCTTCGCGGGCCGCCATGACCGCCGACGGCGCATGCCCCAGATCCGGACGCGCCAAGAAGCTCTGCTCTTCCAGGTCGGCATGTCCGTGCAGGAACACCCATTTTTCCTCGGGAACACCGAGCCGACGCGCGGCCTCCACCGACATCAGCAGCGCCGCCGCACCCTGGTTCACCTGGTCGCGGGCCACCAGCAACCGCGGATAGGGCTCGGCGATCATCCGGTTGCTCTCGGTGACGGTGAGCAATTCCTCGACCGTCCGCTCCACTGGCGCGGCGGAGTAGGGGTTGCCGGCCGCGACCTTGCTGAACGGCGCGAACAGTTCGGCCATCCGCCGCAGGTAGCTGGCCGGCCCGAGGCCGGTGGTCGCGCGCCGCGCGTTCTCCATCAGCGCGTATTGCGTCGGCGCATCCACCAGTCCGTGAATCACCGTGTAGTGCGACATGTACTTCTCGATGCCGGGTCCGCGGTCTTCCAGGTCACCGTCGACGGTCTCGCTGAAGTCCGGCTTGTCCTCGCGCCCCGCGAAATACCGCAGCGTGGACGTGGCATCCGAGCCGAATACCAGGGCGACCTCCGAGCGACCCGCCGCGATCTCGCTCGCCAGTTCGGTGACCAGGTGCTGGGGGCCCTGCCCGCCCACGATCTCCAGAATCACACGACGCGGCTCGGCACCGATCCGCTTGGCGACCGAGCGTGGGTAATTGTTGGACCGCCCCAGCGGCGCGTTGGCCACCGGTCCGGAGATCTCGAACTGTCGCAGCGCCGCAATGGTGTCGACCTCGGCGGCAGCGGCGGTGACGCCGCAATCGTCGAGCGCGGCCTGGGCTGCGGCCGCGGCCAGTTCTACAGGCGACATCGCCCGATAACCGGGGTCGTCGATGCGCTCGGCGGCCTGCCCGACGCCGACGAGCACGGGCGTCCGCGGATCAAGATTCATAGCCTTACTATCTACCGGACCTGCCGCGAGACAGCCGCGGCGGGTCCGGGGAAACCGGGCTCACCTGCAGCAATATCGGGATACGCCAAGCACCTCTCGAACACCCCATCGCCCGTGGGTAGGTGAGCAGATGTCCTTCGTCACCACGGCGCCCGACTTCCTCACGGCCGCCGCCGCCGATCTGGCCAACATCGGCTCGACGCTCAGCCAGGCCAACGCGATGGCCCGATGAAGTGTCCGCGGCGATCGCCGCCCTGTTCGGCGCCCACGCCCGGACCTATCAGTTGCTCAGCACCCACGCGGCCGCGTTCCACAGCCAATTCGTAGAGCTGATGGGCGCAGGCGCGGCGCAGTACACCACCGCGGAGGCGGCGGCCGCCTCGCCGCTGCAGCTTATCGAGCAGCAGATTCTCGGCGTGATCAATACACCTACCCAGTTGCTGCTCGGCCGCCCGCTGATCGGCAACGGGGCCAACGCCGCACCGGGATCCGGAGCCAATGGCGGCGACGGCGGGCTGCTGTGGGGCGACGGCGGTGCCGGCGGGAGCGGTTCGGCGTTGCGCAACGGTGGTAACGGCGGCGCCGCGGGATTGTTCGGCACTGGCGGGCCCGGCGGCAGCGCCGGAGACGGCGGCGTCGGTGGGAAAGGCGGCGCGGGCGGGCTATTCATCGGTTTCGGCGGGGGCCGGTGGTACCGGCGGTGGGGCCGTCGCCGCCGGCGCTCCCGCCGGTCAGGGCGGTGCGGGTGGCGCGGCGGGATTGTTCGGCATCGGTGGCGGCGGCGGCGCAGGCGGAACGGACCAAGTTCTGATCGGCGTCCTGTTCGGCGCCGGCGGCGCCGGAGGCGTGGGCGGAACCGGCGGGACCGGTTCTGGTGTCGCCGGTGCGGGCGGCGCGGGCGGCAACGCCGGTCTCACGGGGTTCGGGGGCACCGGCGGGACAGGTGGCTTCGGCCCGCAGGGCAACGCCGGGTTCGGCGGCGCCGGGGGCACCGGGGGCGTACTGCTCGGCATTGGGGGCCACGGTGGCGACGGCGGGGCGACGCCACTCTTCGGTCCGGGCGGCGTCGGCGGGAACGGCGGCTTCGGCGCAGACCTGGGCGGAGTCGGCGGTAACGGCGGCGACGGCGGAATTCTCGCCGGAGACGGCGGCGCCGGTGGTACTGGTGGCCAGAAGTTCTTCGCCGTCGGTAGCGCCGGAGCAGGAGGCAACGGTGGCTCCGCCAAGGTGATCGGCAACGGGGGCAACGGCGGCAACCCCGGTGGCCCGGGCGGTGTGGTCGGGCAGGGCGGCACCGCCGGGTTGCTCCTCGGCGCCGACGGGCTGCCCTGACTCAGCCGAGCAGACGCAACAGCCCCTCATTTCGGCACGAAACGAGGGGCTGTTGCGGCTGCTCGCGCGCTACAAGGTCTTCAGGATCTCCCGCGCCAGGGCAGCGGTCTCCGACGGCGTCTTGCCGACCTTCACGCCGGCGGCTTCCAATGCGTCCTTCTTCGCGGCCGCGGTGCCCGATGAACCGGACACGATGGCGCCCGCGTGGCCCATGGTCTTACCCTCCGGCGCGGTGAATCCCGCGACATAGCCGACCACCGGCTTGGTGACGTTGGCCTTGATGAAATCGGCCGCGCGCTCCTCGGCGTCACCGCCGATCTCACCGATCATCACGATGAGCTTGGTGTCGGGGTCCTTCTCGAACGCCTCGATGGCGTCGATGTGGGTCGTGCCGATGATCGGGTCGCCGCCGATGCCGATCGAGGTGGTAAACCCGAAATCGCGCAGCTCGTACATCATCTGGTAGGTCAGCGTGCCCGACTTGGACACCAGCCCGACCGGACCGGGACCGCTAATGTTGGCCGGGGTGATGCCGACCAGCGACTGTCCCGGGCTGATGATGCCCGGGCAGTTCGGCCCGATAATCCGGGTCTTCTGGCCTTTCTCGACGTTATAGGCCCAGGCATATGCGCTGTCCTGCACCGGAATCCCCTCGGTGATGACCACCAGCAACGGGATCTCCGAGTCGATGGCCTCGATCATCGCGTCCTTGGCGAACACCGGCGGCACGAAGATGATCGACACATCGGCGCCGGTCTTCTCGATCGCCTCCACGACGCTGCCGAAAACCGGCAACTCGATCGGGTTGCCCTCGGCGTCCTTGTGCGCGACCGTGGTACCCGCCTTACGGGCATTCACCCCGCCCACGATCTGGGTGCCGGCCGCCAGCATCCGCGCGGTGTGCTTGGTGGCCTCTGCGCCGGTGATGCCCTGGACGACGACCTTGTTCTCAGAAGTCAGGAAGATAGCCATTGCTCTCAGGGGTCCTAATCGTTTGTAGGGATGGGTTGATCGGTCGAAATGACCGGGACTATTTCTGATCGGTCTGCTGCCAGGTGACGCCTGAGTTGTCCCGTCGTTCGACGACTTCTGAAAGAACGGCGCGCCTGGCGGCAGACCTCCCGGTGAGGTGGTGGGATTCCGTTGCCCGAGCCTGCCGCAGGGTTGACTTCCCGATGGTTGTTCCCGAGCCTTGAGCTCTTCGACAGAACGAAGTCCTGCGGTGCGCTGGAGTCACGGACGGCTAGTGAGATGACGGACCTTTGAGTCCCACGATTAGGGCGCCGCGTGAGTCCACCGGTAACAGCACGATGATCAACCGAAGGAGTCAAGGAACATTGAGACAGTATTGCGGAATTGATTGGGCTACAGCCCATCACGATGTCGCGGTGATCAATGACGATGGCAAAGTGGTGGCCCGCGGCCGGGTCAGTAACGACGCCGCCGGATTCGCCGCACTGCTGACGCTGCTGGCCGAAGCCGGCGACACCGCCGAGGATCCGATCCCGATCGGGATCGAAACCGACCGTGGCCTGTTCGTCGCGGCGTTGCGCGAAACCGGCCGGGTGATCTATCCGATCAACCCACTGGCTGCCTCCCGCTACCGGGCCCGGTACTCGGTCTCCGGCGCCAAATCCGATGCCACCGACGCGGTGCTGCTCGCCAACATCGTGCGCACCGACCCAGACGCGCACCGCCCGTTGCCGGCCGATACCGATCTGGCCCAAGCGATCCGGGTGTTGGCCCGGGCCCAGCAGGACGCGGTCTGGGCGCGTCAGCAGGTCGGCAATCAGATCCGCGATCTCCTCAAAGACTTCTACCCGGCCGCGCTGGTCGCGTTCGCCGGCCTGCCCGAAGGCGGACTGGCCCGCGCCGATGCCCGCACCGTCCTGACCGCCGCGCCGACGCCCACTCAGGCCGCCAACCTGACGCCGGCCCGGTTGCGGCGGCTGCTGATCAAAGCCGGCCGCAAACGCTACCTCGACCGTGACGTCGAGCGGCTGCGCGACATCTTCACCGACACCTACCTGCACCAGCCACCGGTGGTGGAGAACGCGATGGGCATTCACCTGACCGCGCTGCTGAGCCAGTTCGACGCGGCCTGCGCTGCCGCCGACGCACTCGCCGAGGCGGCGATCGCCCATTTTGACCAACACCCGGACGCCAAGATCATCACCAGTTTCCCCGGACTGGGGATGCTCGCCGGTGCCCGGGTGCTCGCCGAGATCGGTGACGACCGCACCCGTTTCGCCGATGCCCGCGGACTCAAAGCGTTCGCCGGATCGGCGCCGATCACCCGTGCTAGCGGCAAGAAAACCGCTGTCCTGCAACGCCATATCAA harbors:
- a CDS encoding DUF5336 domain-containing protein, which translates into the protein MTYPPGSPGYPSAQQPAGSYGAAAPAAPAEPGESKLGLYLAIAVAALGLLAYFFSFGPMFTYNSEIGGSGAEVSGDTGLAVAVALLAALLAGVGLLPKAKSYVPVVAVLSVLGVLLIIAATFNKPSSFSTGWALWIVLVCIVFQAVAAVGALLLDSGVITAPTPRPKYDPFGGGYGQYGQYGQYGGQPGGYYGQPGAQQPAQNPGQSSGYGSQYGGGYSSNPNPQSGGFSAQPTQQVPQQQGPTNTPPTGFPSFSPPPPVSAGTGSQGGSAPVNYGNPASGGQQSSYGQGQQSSPGSAPV
- a CDS encoding LLM class F420-dependent oxidoreductase is translated as MDYGLVLFTSDRGISPAAAAQLADTHGFQTFYVPEHTHIPIKREAAHPTTGDESLPDDRYMRTLDPWVSLGAACAVTSRVRLSTAVALPVEHDPITLAKSIATLDHLSGGRVSLGVGFGWNTDELADHNVPPGRRRTMLREYLEAMRALWTQEEAEYDGEFVKFGPSWAWPKPAQAHIPVLVGAAGNEKNFKWIARSADGWITTPRDFDIDEPVKLLQDTWAAAGRDGAPQIVALDFKPDAEKLARWADLGVTEVLFGLPDADEDKVASYVERLAGKLASFA
- a CDS encoding acetyl-CoA acetyltransferase, which gives rise to MNLDPRTPVLVGVGQAAERIDDPGYRAMSPVELAAAAAQAALDDCGVTAAAAEVDTIAALRQFEISGPVANAPLGRSNNYPRSVAKRIGAEPRRVILEIVGGQGPQHLVTELASEIAAGRSEVALVFGSDATSTLRYFAGREDKPDFSETVDGDLEDRGPGIEKYMSHYTVIHGLVDAPTQYALMENARRATTGLGPASYLRRMAELFAPFSKVAAGNPYSAAPVERTVEELLTVTESNRMIAEPYPRLLVARDQVNQGAAALLMSVEAARRLGVPEEKWVFLHGHADLEEQSFLARPDLGHAPSAVMAAREALDVAGIGVDDIATFDLYSCFPVPVFNICDGLGIAPDDPRGLTLTGGLPFFGGAGNNYSMHGVAETVNRMRSVPGQFGLVGANGGIQSKYSVGVYSTTPAQWRPDRSAELQAQINSGPTVSVTENPDGPATIETYTVRRDNGRPTGIVIGRLAADDSRFLATTEDDALVALLTDGDPLGQPVLVRSFDYGNRCTAG
- the sucD gene encoding succinate--CoA ligase subunit alpha, with amino-acid sequence MAIFLTSENKVVVQGITGAEATKHTARMLAAGTQIVGGVNARKAGTTVAHKDAEGNPIELPVFGSVVEAIEKTGADVSIIFVPPVFAKDAMIEAIDSEIPLLVVITEGIPVQDSAYAWAYNVEKGQKTRIIGPNCPGIISPGQSLVGITPANISGPGPVGLVSKSGTLTYQMMYELRDFGFTTSIGIGGDPIIGTTHIDAIEAFEKDPDTKLIVMIGEIGGDAEERAADFIKANVTKPVVGYVAGFTAPEGKTMGHAGAIVSGSSGTAAAKKDALEAAGVKVGKTPSETAALAREILKTL
- a CDS encoding IS110 family RNA-guided transposase — translated: MINRRSQGTLRQYCGIDWATAHHDVAVINDDGKVVARGRVSNDAAGFAALLTLLAEAGDTAEDPIPIGIETDRGLFVAALRETGRVIYPINPLAASRYRARYSVSGAKSDATDAVLLANIVRTDPDAHRPLPADTDLAQAIRVLARAQQDAVWARQQVGNQIRDLLKDFYPAALVAFAGLPEGGLARADARTVLTAAPTPTQAANLTPARLRRLLIKAGRKRYLDRDVERLRDIFTDTYLHQPPVVENAMGIHLTALLSQFDAACAAADALAEAAIAHFDQHPDAKIITSFPGLGMLAGARVLAEIGDDRTRFADARGLKAFAGSAPITRASGKKTAVLQRHIKNRRLNAVGPIWALASLRASPGARRHFDARRAAGDWNHQAQRHLFNKFLGQLHHCLHTGQLYDEHVAFPPPLQLAA